Below is a genomic region from Rhodococcus sp. WMMA185.
CTTCTTCAGATACGGGCCGTACCTTCCGTTTTGTGCGGTGATCTCTTCTTTCGATTCGGGGTCGACACCCACCACTCGCGGCAGCGACAGGAGTTTGAGCGCGTCGTCGAGAGTCACAGTGGCCAAGTCCATCGACTTGAGCAACGACCCTGTCCGCGGTTTCGGACCGGCAGCCTTCTTCGCGGCTGCCTTCTTCGTCGCGGTCTTAGTCTTGGTGCCCCCGCTTGCCGGTTCGTCAGGAACAGGCACCACGACCGGTTCGGGCTCGGGTTCCGGAGTCGGCAAGATCTCGGTGACATAGGGACCGAAGCGGCCTTCCTTCGCCACGATCTCGTGCCCGGAGAGCGGGTCGACACCGAGCTTGCGGCCCTCCTGAGGCGTCGAAAACAGTTTCTCCGCATGCTCGGGCGTCAACTCATCCGGCGGAAGGTCGTCGGGCAGATTGGCCCGCTGGGAGATCAGATCGCCGTCCGGATCATCCGGATTCTGAATCATCCGCTCGAGGTACGGACCGAAACGTCCCACACGGACGTGCACTTCCCGCCCCTCGGCGTCGTCGAACAACCTGATCGAGTTGACCTCTCGAGCATCGATTTCCTCGAGGTTGACGCCGACCATCTTCTTCAGTCCGCCTTCACGAGCAACCGAGCCCTCGGCTCCGTGACTGCCTCCGAAGTAGAAGCTGTTCAACCAGTTGCCGCGCTGTTCCCGACCGCCGGCGATCGCATCGAGATCGTCTTCCATCGCGGCGGTGAAGCCGAAATCGACCAACCGTCCGAAGTGCATCTCGAGAAGGCCGATGACGGCGAAGGCAACCCAGGAAGGGACCAGCGCGCTACCTCGCTTGTAGACGTAGCCGCGATCGAGAATGGTCTTGATGATCGACGAATACGTGGACGGGCGACCGATGCCTAGATCCTCGAGGCTCTTGATCAGGCTCGCCTCGGTGTAGCGGGCGGGCGGGTTTGTGGTGTGACCGTCAGGATCAAGCTTGGTGGCGGTGACCGCCTGGCCCTCGCCCAGGACCGGAAGCCGCGACTCGGCGTCGTCGGATTGGCCGCCTGCCTCCTCGTCGACACTCTCGACGTACGCCTTGAGAAAGCCTGCGAAGGTTATCGTGCGGCCAGAGGCGGAGAACGTGCATTCCTCGCCCGTGCCCGCAGTGCCGGAGATGCGGAGCGTCAGCGTTGTGCCGCGGGCATCTGCCATCTGCGAAGCGACCGTGCGCTGCCAAATCAGTTCATACAGTCGGAACTCGTCGGTATCGAGGCGCGAGTGAAGTTGACCGGGCGTCTGAAAAACATCGCCGGAGGGCCGAATTGCCTCGTGCGCCTCCTGCGCATTCTTGACCTTGCGCGTGTACTGCCTCGGCGAGTCGTGCACGTACTCGGCCCCGTACAGTTCCGTGGCTTGCGCGCGAGCGGCGGCGATCGCTGACGGCGACAGCGTCGTCGAGTCGGTACGCATGTACGTGATGTAGCCGTTTTCGTACAGTCGCTGCGCGATCCGCATGGTCCGCTCGGACGTGAAACGGAGCTTACGGCCCGCTTCCTGTTGCAACGTCGACGTCATGAACGGGGCGTAGGGCTTGCGGGTATACGGCTTGCTCTCAGCGGAAGAGACTGTGAGATCGACCCCTGCGAGGGATTCGGCCAAGCGCCGAGCGCGAGCCTCGTCGAGAACCGTGACCGTGCTCGTCTTCAACTGGCCATCCGGCCCGAAGTCACGGCCTGATGCCACCCGGGAACCGTCGACACTCACCAGACGCGCTCCGAAACTGCGGGGGCTCGCTTCGGAACCCGCGTCGAGCGTCGCGGAAATGTCCCAGTAGGAAGCCGAGCGGAATGCCATCCGCTCACGCTCCCGTTGGACTATTACACGGGTCGCAACGGACTGCACCCTGCCCGCGGACAGCTTCGGCATGACTTTCTTCCACAGCACAGGGCTGACCTCGTAGCCGTACAGGCGATCGAGGATCCGGCGAGTTTCCTGTGCGTCGACCAGGTCATTGTCGAGGTCGCGAGTATCTTCGGCGGCGGCGCGAATAGCCGGTTCGGTGATCTCGTGGAAGACCATCCGGCGAACCGGAATCTTCGGCTTGAGGGTCTCGAGGAGATGCCAGGCGATCGCCTCGCCCTCTCGGTCGGGGTCGGTAGCGAGGAAGAGCTCGTCAGCGTCCTTCAGGAGGCCCTTCAGCTCCGTGACTTTGGACTTCTTCTCCGGGCTTACGACGTAGAGGGGTTCGAAGTCCTGGTCGACGTTGACGCCGAGCCGCGCCCATGACTCACCC
It encodes:
- the topA gene encoding type I DNA topoisomerase → MAKGDNGSAQGASGPSGLPRRLVIVESPTKARKIAPYLGKNYVVEASVGHIRDLPRGAADVPAKYKGESWARLGVNVDQDFEPLYVVSPEKKSKVTELKGLLKDADELFLATDPDREGEAIAWHLLETLKPKIPVRRMVFHEITEPAIRAAAEDTRDLDNDLVDAQETRRILDRLYGYEVSPVLWKKVMPKLSAGRVQSVATRVIVQRERERMAFRSASYWDISATLDAGSEASPRSFGARLVSVDGSRVASGRDFGPDGQLKTSTVTVLDEARARRLAESLAGVDLTVSSAESKPYTRKPYAPFMTSTLQQEAGRKLRFTSERTMRIAQRLYENGYITYMRTDSTTLSPSAIAAARAQATELYGAEYVHDSPRQYTRKVKNAQEAHEAIRPSGDVFQTPGQLHSRLDTDEFRLYELIWQRTVASQMADARGTTLTLRISGTAGTGEECTFSASGRTITFAGFLKAYVESVDEEAGGQSDDAESRLPVLGEGQAVTATKLDPDGHTTNPPARYTEASLIKSLEDLGIGRPSTYSSIIKTILDRGYVYKRGSALVPSWVAFAVIGLLEMHFGRLVDFGFTAAMEDDLDAIAGGREQRGNWLNSFYFGGSHGAEGSVAREGGLKKMVGVNLEEIDAREVNSIRLFDDAEGREVHVRVGRFGPYLERMIQNPDDPDGDLISQRANLPDDLPPDELTPEHAEKLFSTPQEGRKLGVDPLSGHEIVAKEGRFGPYVTEILPTPEPEPEPVVVPVPDEPASGGTKTKTATKKAAAKKAAGPKPRTGSLLKSMDLATVTLDDALKLLSLPRVVGVDPESKEEITAQNGRYGPYLKKGTDSRSLATEDQIFTITLDEALKIYAEPKRRGRQGAATPPLRELGVDPVSEKPMVIKDGRFGPYVTDGETNASLRKGDEVESMTDARASELLADRRARGPVKKKAAKKSPAKKAAKKTAAKKAPAKKAASKKAAEKKT